In one Gopherus evgoodei ecotype Sinaloan lineage chromosome 1, rGopEvg1_v1.p, whole genome shotgun sequence genomic region, the following are encoded:
- the PEX26 gene encoding peroxisome assembly protein 26, whose protein sequence is MKNDLPVSLAGLGGPAGFLRSSEPLSLSPVPAPATSLLEEAADLLVVHLDFAAALDRCERGCESLASDPDCESSAEVKCSLCIVGIQALAEMNRWREVLSWVLQYYQVPERLPPKILELCILLYSTVKEPHVMLEVLSYWLRDLTNQSLPSYGTLMELHLLHVLLPLGQFVEAEELVQSCDAFNKEQQLEALRTINERRYQWVQQEETQSAPEEQPATAREKLLSSVSRKLLTILTVLRRALGSMSSHFCSSPYKKMLLAALIVCLVVVRLDPAAPTSLPFLYRLVQLCHQAWMAVFSPLYRPPVQD, encoded by the exons ATGAAGAACGACTTGCCTGTGTCCTTAGCTGGACTCGGCGGGCCGGCAGGTTTCCTCAGGAGCAGCGAGCCTCTATCCTTGTCTCCCGTGCCAGCCCCAGCGACCTCTTTGTTGGAGGAGGCTGCGGACTTGCTGGTGGTGCACCTGGACTTTGCTGCTGCTCTGGACAGGTGTGAGCGGGGTTGCGAAAGCCTTGCCTCGGACCCTGACTGTGAAAG CTCTGCAGAAGTGAAGTGTTCCCTGTGCATTGTGGGGATCCAGGCCCTGGCAGAGATGAACCGGTGGAGAGAAGTTCTGTCTTGGGTCCTACAGTATTACCAGGTCCCTGAACGTCTGCCTCCAAAAATTCTGGAACTGTG CATCCTTTTGTACAGCACAGTGAAGGAGCCCCATGTGATGTTGGAAGTTCTCAGTTATTGGCTGAGAGATCTAACCAATCAGAGCCTGCCTTCATATGGCACTTTGATGGAGTTGCATCTGTTGCATGTGTTGCTTCCCCTTGGACAATTTGTGGAGGCAGAGGAGCTGGTACAGAGCTGTGACGCTTTCAACAAAGAGCAACAACTTGAGGCCCTGAGGACCATTAACGAGAGGAGGTATCAGTGGGTGCAACAGGAAGAGACGCAGTCAGCCCCCGAAGAACAACCAGCCACAGCGAGGGAGAAGCTGTTAA GCTCTGTGTCCCGAAAGTTATTGACCATATTAACAGTGCTGCGTAGAGCACTGGGATCCATGTCAAGCCACTTCTGTTCCAGCCCTTACAAAAAGATGCTCTTGGCTGCTCTCATAGTATGCCTTGTGGTGGTGAGACTAGACCCGG CTGCTCCCACATCCCTGCCCTTCCTTTACAGGCTGGTCCAGCTCTGCCATCAGGCATGGATGGCTGTATTTTCTCCGCTCTATAGGCCTCCAGTTCAAGACTAA